The genomic window CGCAGGCGGCGTAGTGTTTGCGAACCGCCGTGGCAAATTCCGCGTCCTCGTTGGGGTTTCTGCCCCAGCGGTTGTACTTCATGAATTCCCCAGAACCGTGCCAGGTCGTCTTGCCATCGGGCTTTTCGGGGTGTGCGACGGCCGGTAGCTCGATGTCGCGGTAGGGCTGCATGTACTGCGCCGGGGCGCCGAAGGGCAGGTGGGGGCGGATGATGCCGACGGCCAGAAAAAACGGTTGCTCGGTGGTTTCGCCGGCCAGTTGTTCCAGTTCCTCGAGCGCTCGATTGGTGATCAGGCCATCGGGGTAAATCGTGTCCGGACCCTCGACCGATTGAAACACGTCCATCTTGCCGGCTTGACCGCGAATTTCACCGTTGGCCAAACCGTGCATGGCACCTCGTGGATGTTGCCAGGAACCGGCCGGCAGCAGATGACGCGTCCAGTCGCCGGGCATTTCCGGTTGCTGGTCGTTATCCCAATCCGAGCCGCCACGACCGCCCGGATGATGCGAAACTTTGCCAACCGAAACGGTGGTGTAACCGTGCTGGCGAAACCATCCCGGCATACTTGGCGGCACGTTTGCATTGGGCGACGCCACTTGTTTGGCGCGGGCAAACAGGGCGCCGTTGCCGCTGGGACCATAGCGGCCAGTCAGCAGCGCGTAACGCGATGCGCCGCAAGTGGGCGCCTGGACGTAGTGACGGTGAAAACTGCGGCCGGCGGCGGCCAGTTGGTCGATATTGGGCGAGTGAATGTAGTCTTTGCCAAAGCAGGCCAGTTCCGGACGCAGGTCATCAATACACAGCAACAGCACGTTGGGCCGATCGGCCGCGACGGCAGCCGAGGTCCCCAGCAGGCAAGTCAACAGCAGGCACAGCAGGACCCCCAGCGGATTCGAAAAACCGAACATCGCCGGCGCACCGTAGCTACCTTCGCCAGAAGGTGGGCCCCCCGCCGCACCGTAGCTACCTTCGCCAGAAGGTGGGCCCCCCGCGTCTCGCCCGTTCCGCCGAACGTCATTGCGCCGACGTAGTGCTGTCGAACTAGTGAGTATGGCTTCACGCGTCATCATTAGGTTGCCTCGCATAGGTCGATCGTGTCCTTTGGGTCCTTTCCGTCCTTTTCTCCCCCGCTTCTATTCGCCGCTGGTCGCTTTGACAAATTCGACCAGTGCGATCACGTTCTCCACCGGCGTTTGCTGCAACACCCCGTGGCCGAGATTAAAGATATGTCCGGGCCGGTTAGCGGCTTGAGAGAGAACCTCGGAGGCTCTCTGACGCATCAGTTCCGGTTCTCCGAGCAGCACGGTGGGATCGAGATTGCCCTGCACCGGACGATCATACCCGATCCGTTGCCAGGCGGTGTCTAGCGGGATTCGCCAGTCGACGCCGACGACGGTGCGGCGGTCGCCGCGGAGCAGCGGCAGCAGTTCCGGGTTACCGGTGGCGAAATTGATCACCGGCACGCCCGGCGTGATGCCTTCGAAAATCTGTTTCATAAACGGCAGCACAAACTCCGAATAGTCGGCGGGGTTTAGACAGCCGGCCCAGCTATCGAACAACTGCACGCACTGCGCCCCGGCGGCGATTTGAGCATTCAGGTAGCGGACTACCGAACGCGACAACCGTTCCATCAATGCGGTCCAGGCGCCTTGGTCTCCGTACATCAGTCGTTTGGTGTGCGCATATTGTCGACTGCCCCCGCCTTCGATGGCATAACTGGCCAGGGTGAAGGGCGAGCCGGCGAAACCGATCAGGGGCAGATGTTCTGGCAGATCGGCTCGCGTTTGCCGCACGGTGTCGAAGACAAACTGCAGCGAGCCGACGTCTTCGACTTCGCGAACGCGGTCGATGTCTTGGCTTTCGCGGACCGGGTTGTGGATCACCGGTCCATCGCCTTTGACAAATTCCAGATCAAAGCCCATCGGTTCCAGGATCGGCAGCAGATCGGAGAAGATGATCGCGGCGTCGACGCCCAAACGTTCGACCGCCGTGCACATGACTTCGCTGCACAGGCCCGGGTTTTTGCAAAGTTCCAGGAACGACTGCTTGGCTCGCACCTCACGGTATTCCTGCATGTAGCGACCGGCTTGTCGCATCAACCAGATCGGTGTGCGTTCGGTCGATTCGCCGCGGCAAGCTCGCATGAACAGGCTGTCGTGGCTGGGATGCTGGAGGATTTCGCCGGTTTCGGGGTCGGTCACGGTGGTTACTTTCTTGTATTCAGCCAGGGTGCTACAGCGTTTGGCGGCCTCGACAACCAAATGCCCCATTTTGGGATGTTCGGGTTCAAAATCGGCCGTCAGTTCGCATTCATGCAGCATCTCGGTGGTGGTGGGGCCGATCGATGCTACTACCATACTTCGCAGCCGTCCGCGGAGGCGGTCGGTCAGCTGCAGTTTGTCGGCCATCCGCAGCATGTTGACCACTTGATGGCCGCTGGTCAGCAGCAGCACATCGCGGGCGCCGTCGCAGATGGCGCGGACGTTTTGTTCCAGCGCGGAGGTGTCTTCGGGGAAATCCCAGGCGTAGACCTTCAGCGTGGTGACCCGTCCCCCCCGAGCTTCCAGGCCGGCGATCAGCGAGGTATTGCTGATACCATATTCTTGCAGCCCGACGCTTTGGTTTTGCACCGGGGCGACCGTATCGACCAGCTGCAGCAGTTCGCGCCAGGTATTGGGTTCGTCCACGCGGTAGGTGGGTTTAAGTCCGACTTCGCGCATCGCGGCGACCGGTTTGGGGCCGCGGCAAACCGTGGTAATATCGGACAGGCAGTCCAGGAATTGTTGTCGATCGACGTGTCGTTCGATGGCCTTGAGCAGTTGTCGAAAGCCCACGCCGGTCATCAGGATGACGTAGGTAATTTCGCCGGTCATCACGCGGTAAGCGAAATCGATGGCCGCTCGATTGGGTTCGATAGGCACCTCGCGCATCGAGGGGCTGACGTAGGCCAGGCCGTTGTGTTTTTCGATCAGCCGTGCCAGGTCGCTGGCACGGCGGCTTTCCAACGCCGCGATTCGCAGGCCGCCGAAATCAGGCTGCATGGTGTTTGTCCTATCGTGTTTACTTTCAAGGTGGCCGCTGTATTGTAGACGCCCCACGCCGAACCGTTACCCGGCCAGAATAACGGACCAATCGTTTCGATCCGAACCCCCTTTCGACGTTCCCTGTCCCCTTCATCATGCCGCGACATTCCATCCGCTCCACGGTCTCCAAGTTTGATCTCACGCCGATCCTGCGAGAACCAGATGCGTTGCCGGCTGAATTGACCAGTCAATCGCTGTTCGGCAACGATTCTCCGCTAGAAATCGAAGTCGGTTCGGGCAAGGGATTGTTCATGCAAACCGTTTCGGGCAAGCAGCCGGAGAGCAATTTTCTGGGCATCGAGATCGCTCGCAAGTACGCCGTCGCCGCCGCCGCTCGCCTGGCCCGGGCCGAGCGGACCAATGCGTTGATGGTCCCGGGCAACGCCGAACCGCTGTTTGCCGACCGCATTCCCGACGGTTCGCTGGCCGCCGTACACGTGTATTTTCCCGATCCCTGGTGGAAATCTCGCCACAAATCGCGGCGCGTGCTGAACGAAACCTTTATCGCCAACGCCACTCGCTGTTTGGCCAGTGGCGGTCGCTTCCACTTCTGGACCGACGTGCTGGATTATTTTGAATCCACGATTGAAACCATGGCGATCGTGTCCCCCCAGCTTGGCCCGCCGATTCCCGAAGAAGCGGCCGCGGCCGAACACGATCTCGATTACCGCACTCATTTCGAACGCCGCAGTCGCCAGCATGCCATCCCGGTATACCGCGTCTGCTACCACAAGCCGTAAGGGCCCTCATTCATGTCGACCGTTGATCTGCTTTCAGAACTCCGCTGGCGGGGATTGATCCATCAGTGCACCGATGAAGCCGCGCTGGCGAAATTGCTGGAACAGCCGCAAACCATCTACATCGGCTTCGACCCCACGGCGACCAGTTTGCACGTCGGCGGGCTGATGCAGCTGATGATGCTGCGCCGTTTCCAGAAAGCGGGCCATCGACCGATTGCGCTGGTCGGTGGGGCCACCGGAATGATCGGCGACCCCAGCGGCAAGAGCGAAGAACGCAATCTGCTGACCGCCGAACAACTGCAAGCCAACGTCGATGGCGTGGCCGCTCAGATGCGGGCCTTCCTCGATTTCGAGGGCCCCCAAGCCGCCCTGCTGCTGAACAACTTCGACTGGATGAAAGATTTCAGCTACCTCGACTTCCTCCGCGACGTCGGCAAGAACTTTCCCGTCGGCGGCATGATGGGCAAGGAGTCGGTGCGGTCGCGATTGGACAGCGAAGCCGGGCTGAGTTACACCGAATTCAGTTACATGCTGCTGCAAGCCTACGACTTTGTACAGCTGGCCAAACAATACGACTGTAAAATCCAAGCCGGTGGCAGCGATCAATGGGGCAACATCACCGCCGGCATCGATCTGGGACGCCGCATGCTGGGGCAACCGCTGGTGGGCATCACCGCCCCGCTATTGTTGACCAGCGACGGCAAGAAGATGGGGAAAACCGAACGCGGTGCCATCTGGTTGGATCCGCAGCGGACCAGTCCCTACGCGTTCTACCAGTACTGGCGGAACGTCGACGACGCCGACGTGATGCGTTGTATCGCGTACCTGACCGAAATCGATCGCGAGGAATACGATACCCTGGCGCAGCAGACCGCCGACGATCCCGGCCGCCGCGCCGCTCAACAACGGTTGGCCGAATGGATGACCCAGTTTGTGCACGGCGACGACGGCCTGCAGTCGGCTCTGCGAGCCAGCAAGATGTTGTTCGGCGGCGAAATCGATGCGCTTAGCGACGATGAGTTGGGCGAGATTTTTGAAGACGTGCCCAGCAGCGAAGTCGACCGCACGAGCCTTGAAGGAGATGGGTTGTGGGTGGTCGAAGCTTTTCAGACGGCCGGCCTGACAACCAGCAACGGCGATGCCCGAAGGACGATCAAAGAAGGCGGAGCGTACGTGAATAACCGCCGCGTGGCGGACGCCGACGTGCGGCTCAAGGCCGACGACTTAGCCAGCGAAAGCGTGATGGTGCTCCGCAAAGGCAAACGCAAATACGCCCTCCTAAGATTCCGGTAGCCAAGGTCGTCGTTCGCTCCGCGAACGCAACGTTACGAGAAGCACGTTACGATTGCTGATCTTACTCCGTTCTGTTCGCGGAGCGAACAACGACCAAGTGCAACTCGTTATAGTGGTTTTGGATTCTGCCCCCCCACCTTCCTAAAAAGTAGCACCATGCGTCCTGTCATTCGCCCAACGCTGGTCTGCCTGTTGGGGCTTGCGCTCCACTCCTGCGTCGTCGCTCCTTTGGCTGCTAATGAAGGTGATCCGATCGCCATACGTGTCTGGCCGAAACAGGCCGTCACGATCGAAACCATGTGGGACTTCCACGTCGGGGTGCGGCTGAGCGAACAAGACCAAACAGCGTTGCCGCGTCCGGTGGACCTGAACGTGATGCTGGATGCTGACCAACCGGCTCATATCTTGGATCGCGAACCCAATTCGGAAAAGATCCAATGGCAGCCCGCCGAAACGGTTGCGGAGCCTTCCCCCAACGCGGTCCGAGTCGCGGTCGTTCCGCTGCAGACATCAGACACTGCCGATAGCGATCGTCCCTCGGTCGTTACGACCATCGCGGTGGACGGCGTCCGCATCGCCGATGCCAGCCAGATCCCCGTGACTCTGCTCGCTCGGTCGCTAACAGCCAATTCCGATGCCGCCGACGCTCTAACGTCCATCGATGTGCTGCTGCTTGGGGGCTCGCAGGCCGACGAAAAGGATCTGCTTGCGATCCGTGGGCGGCTGATGCCCAAAATGGTAGTGCTGCCTGCTGACTTCGAAAAAGCCGCGGTGGGAGACCATTTGGTTGTTAAAGTCGAACACAATACGTTGGCGTTGTCAGCGTCGGACGAAGTCGGCAACACCGGTAAGACCCGTTGGGTAAAACTCGGCCACGTCCCTTGGAAAATGCCTGAACCCTTGGCGTTGCTGTTTGCGGCCAAAGAAGCGGCCAGCAAAGATTCTCGGGCGACGTTTGCCGTGCTGTCGGCAGCGCAGATGAGTTTCGAACCCAGCAATGGCACCCACACACCGCGTTGGAATGCCGAGCACATGATGGGCCGCGAACTGCTGTTCTTCTCACAGATCTATCACGCGGTGGATAACAAAATTCCCGTGATGGATTCAAATCCCCAGCAGATGCCCAAAGACTACCGTGCGGCACATCCCAGCTGGACGGGTGCCGAGGAAGCCCGACAGATGCAACGGGTTGAGTCCTTCACGCGTCGTTTTGCTTATCTGCTCGAGGGGCTCGACCTGGACAAACGGGCGCCCGGTAGCCGCAACTGGACGCCACGATCGTTGCTGGAACAGATGCAGCGGCACTACGGCGAGCACACGGCGAACGTCCGCAAAAAGATGGAACTGCCCGAATGGCCCGAGAAGTAAGTATGTAGCCGATCTCGCCAATGATTGGACAGGCACGTGGTCACTTCAGTCTCCTTGAGGGCATTGGTATCTACACAAGACGCACCACCCCATTTCACCCTCCCTCGGAACGTGGAGTGTATTACTGCAGCATTTGATCTTGGGGCCTCTCTCATTACCCTCCTTGAAACGGAGGGTAAAGAGAGAGGCCCCAAGGCGACGTTTTCGGAGCAGTGCAGCTACGAGGACGCGACGCGGCTAGATACGTTTGAGCATCTCGTTGGCGAGCTGACGCAAAGACTCGTCGCTCGTTCGTTTGGCGACCATT from Roseimaritima ulvae includes these protein-coding regions:
- a CDS encoding sulfatase, which encodes MFGFSNPLGVLLCLLLTCLLGTSAAVAADRPNVLLLCIDDLRPELACFGKDYIHSPNIDQLAAAGRSFHRHYVQAPTCGASRYALLTGRYGPSGNGALFARAKQVASPNANVPPSMPGWFRQHGYTTVSVGKVSHHPGGRGGSDWDNDQQPEMPGDWTRHLLPAGSWQHPRGAMHGLANGEIRGQAGKMDVFQSVEGPDTIYPDGLITNRALEELEQLAGETTEQPFFLAVGIIRPHLPFGAPAQYMQPYRDIELPAVAHPEKPDGKTTWHGSGEFMKYNRWGRNPNEDAEFATAVRKHYAACVSFADAQVGRVMQRLDELGLRDDTIVILWGDHGWHLGEHAVWGKHTLFEESLRSPLIVSYPDIPAPGQSTQAIVETLDLFPTLADLAGLPKPDFVHGASLRPQLESPQADGGTAISYASARTIRTDTDRTIFHKGGHVEFYDHRRDPGETQNTAAEHAEIVKKRRETLEQRLADRD
- the hemE gene encoding uroporphyrinogen decarboxylase; protein product: MQPDFGGLRIAALESRRASDLARLIEKHNGLAYVSPSMREVPIEPNRAAIDFAYRVMTGEITYVILMTGVGFRQLLKAIERHVDRQQFLDCLSDITTVCRGPKPVAAMREVGLKPTYRVDEPNTWRELLQLVDTVAPVQNQSVGLQEYGISNTSLIAGLEARGGRVTTLKVYAWDFPEDTSALEQNVRAICDGARDVLLLTSGHQVVNMLRMADKLQLTDRLRGRLRSMVVASIGPTTTEMLHECELTADFEPEHPKMGHLVVEAAKRCSTLAEYKKVTTVTDPETGEILQHPSHDSLFMRACRGESTERTPIWLMRQAGRYMQEYREVRAKQSFLELCKNPGLCSEVMCTAVERLGVDAAIIFSDLLPILEPMGFDLEFVKGDGPVIHNPVRESQDIDRVREVEDVGSLQFVFDTVRQTRADLPEHLPLIGFAGSPFTLASYAIEGGGSRQYAHTKRLMYGDQGAWTALMERLSRSVVRYLNAQIAAGAQCVQLFDSWAGCLNPADYSEFVLPFMKQIFEGITPGVPVINFATGNPELLPLLRGDRRTVVGVDWRIPLDTAWQRIGYDRPVQGNLDPTVLLGEPELMRQRASEVLSQAANRPGHIFNLGHGVLQQTPVENVIALVEFVKATSGE
- the trmB gene encoding tRNA (guanosine(46)-N7)-methyltransferase TrmB, which codes for MPRHSIRSTVSKFDLTPILREPDALPAELTSQSLFGNDSPLEIEVGSGKGLFMQTVSGKQPESNFLGIEIARKYAVAAAARLARAERTNALMVPGNAEPLFADRIPDGSLAAVHVYFPDPWWKSRHKSRRVLNETFIANATRCLASGGRFHFWTDVLDYFESTIETMAIVSPQLGPPIPEEAAAAEHDLDYRTHFERRSRQHAIPVYRVCYHKP
- the tyrS gene encoding tyrosine--tRNA ligase, which translates into the protein MSTVDLLSELRWRGLIHQCTDEAALAKLLEQPQTIYIGFDPTATSLHVGGLMQLMMLRRFQKAGHRPIALVGGATGMIGDPSGKSEERNLLTAEQLQANVDGVAAQMRAFLDFEGPQAALLLNNFDWMKDFSYLDFLRDVGKNFPVGGMMGKESVRSRLDSEAGLSYTEFSYMLLQAYDFVQLAKQYDCKIQAGGSDQWGNITAGIDLGRRMLGQPLVGITAPLLLTSDGKKMGKTERGAIWLDPQRTSPYAFYQYWRNVDDADVMRCIAYLTEIDREEYDTLAQQTADDPGRRAAQQRLAEWMTQFVHGDDGLQSALRASKMLFGGEIDALSDDELGEIFEDVPSSEVDRTSLEGDGLWVVEAFQTAGLTTSNGDARRTIKEGGAYVNNRRVADADVRLKADDLASESVMVLRKGKRKYALLRFR
- a CDS encoding DinB family protein translates to MRPVIRPTLVCLLGLALHSCVVAPLAANEGDPIAIRVWPKQAVTIETMWDFHVGVRLSEQDQTALPRPVDLNVMLDADQPAHILDREPNSEKIQWQPAETVAEPSPNAVRVAVVPLQTSDTADSDRPSVVTTIAVDGVRIADASQIPVTLLARSLTANSDAADALTSIDVLLLGGSQADEKDLLAIRGRLMPKMVVLPADFEKAAVGDHLVVKVEHNTLALSASDEVGNTGKTRWVKLGHVPWKMPEPLALLFAAKEAASKDSRATFAVLSAAQMSFEPSNGTHTPRWNAEHMMGRELLFFSQIYHAVDNKIPVMDSNPQQMPKDYRAAHPSWTGAEEARQMQRVESFTRRFAYLLEGLDLDKRAPGSRNWTPRSLLEQMQRHYGEHTANVRKKMELPEWPEK